A section of the Terriglobia bacterium genome encodes:
- the coxB gene encoding cytochrome c oxidase subunit II, producing MWQNLPLFPAQASTLASKTDALYFFLLAVTAFFTAIIFLMILVFAIRYRRSKHPVAVPIEGNNTLEGVWSFIPLVIAMVIFVWGAAVYFSYASVPKNALQVYGVGKQWMWKFQHADGQREINELHVPIGRPVAVTLISQDVIHSFFVPAFRVKMDVLPNRYRTTWFQATQTGTFHLFCAEYCGTQHSGMIGHVVVMEPADYEKWLTEHGEGSLASSGEKLFRHYGCISCHRADSGQRGPDLAGLYGKQVSLSDGRTLLADENYIRESIVEPKAKIVAGFQPIMPTFQGQVTEDEMVQLVTYITSLKQMPLNVNPNADIPSAEMRRRNPEVQPTPGEPAKVEKK from the coding sequence ATGTGGCAGAACCTGCCCTTATTTCCGGCTCAGGCCTCGACGCTGGCGTCGAAGACGGACGCGCTGTACTTCTTCCTGCTCGCGGTCACCGCGTTTTTCACCGCCATCATCTTCCTGATGATCCTGGTGTTCGCCATCCGCTACCGGCGCTCGAAACATCCCGTCGCCGTCCCGATCGAGGGCAACAACACGCTGGAGGGGGTCTGGTCGTTCATCCCCCTGGTGATCGCGATGGTGATTTTCGTGTGGGGCGCGGCGGTGTATTTCAGCTACGCCAGCGTGCCTAAGAACGCGCTCCAGGTGTACGGCGTGGGCAAGCAGTGGATGTGGAAGTTCCAGCACGCCGACGGGCAACGCGAGATCAACGAGCTGCACGTGCCCATCGGACGGCCGGTGGCGGTCACGCTGATCTCCCAGGACGTCATCCACAGCTTCTTCGTGCCGGCCTTCCGGGTGAAGATGGACGTGCTCCCCAACCGCTATCGCACGACCTGGTTCCAGGCCACGCAGACCGGGACCTTCCACCTCTTCTGCGCCGAGTACTGCGGCACACAGCACTCCGGGATGATCGGGCATGTGGTGGTGATGGAGCCGGCCGACTACGAGAAGTGGCTGACGGAGCACGGCGAAGGATCGCTGGCTTCGTCGGGCGAGAAGCTGTTCCGCCACTACGGCTGCATCAGCTGTCACCGTGCGGACAGCGGCCAGCGTGGGCCCGACCTCGCCGGCCTCTACGGCAAGCAGGTCTCTCTGAGCGATGGCCGCACCCTGCTGGCGGACGAGAACTACATCCGTGAATCCATCGTCGAACCGAAGGCCAAGATCGTCGCCGGCTTCCAGCCCATCATGCCTACGTTCCAGGGGCAGGTGACAGAAGACGAGATGGTGCAACTGGTGACCTACATCACGTCGCTGAAGCAGATGCCGCTGAACGTCAACCCGAATGCGGATATCCCGTCGGCCGAGATGCGCCGCCGCAATCCCGAGGTCCAGCCCACGCCGGGCGAACCCGCGAAAGTCGAAAAGAAATGA
- the ctaD gene encoding cytochrome c oxidase subunit I: protein MSTAAQTAVQPREHYLNIHYGIRSWLFTTDHKRIALLYLMSITFFFFIGGAFATLIRLELITPAGDLVTSDTYNKMFTMHGIMMVFFFLLPAVPAVLGNFLVPLMIGAKDLAFPKINLLSWYLFIIGGGIALWAMIVGGVDTGWTFYTPFSTTFSNTHVIGAAVGILIAGFSSIFTGLNFIVTIHRMRAPGMTWFRLPLFLWSNYATSIIMILGTPVLAITLVLVALERVFHIGIFDPALGGDPVLFQHMFWFYSHPAVYIMVLPAMGVVSELISTFSRKPVFGYKFVAFASVAIAVFGFLVWAHHMFVAGISVYAAMVFSILSYLVAIPSAVKVFNWTATLYKGAISYRTPMLYAFGFIGLFTMGGLTGLFLAALGVDVHVTDTYFVVAHFHYIMVGGTVMAYLGGMHYWWPKMTGRMYPEGWAKLSALVIFLGFNLTFFPQFVLGYVGMPRRYHAYPPEFQVLNVMSSAGASILAVGYVLPMVYFLWSLRYGALAGSNPWGATGLEWQTTSPPPTHNFHETPVVTQEAYDYEALPEAEYVA from the coding sequence ATGAGCACCGCTGCCCAAACCGCTGTCCAGCCGCGCGAGCATTACCTGAATATCCATTACGGCATCCGCTCGTGGCTGTTCACCACCGACCACAAGCGCATCGCGCTGCTGTACCTGATGTCGATCACCTTCTTCTTTTTCATCGGCGGCGCGTTCGCGACCCTCATCCGGCTGGAGCTGATCACGCCCGCCGGCGACCTGGTCACCTCCGACACCTACAACAAGATGTTCACCATGCACGGCATCATGATGGTGTTCTTCTTCCTGCTGCCGGCGGTGCCCGCGGTGCTGGGAAACTTCCTGGTCCCCTTGATGATCGGCGCCAAGGACCTGGCCTTCCCCAAGATCAACCTGCTGAGCTGGTACCTGTTCATCATCGGGGGCGGGATTGCCCTGTGGGCGATGATTGTGGGCGGGGTGGATACCGGGTGGACGTTCTACACGCCCTTCAGCACCACGTTCTCGAATACGCACGTCATCGGCGCCGCGGTGGGGATCCTGATCGCCGGCTTCTCGTCCATCTTCACCGGCCTGAACTTCATCGTCACCATCCACCGCATGCGGGCGCCGGGCATGACCTGGTTCCGCCTGCCCCTGTTCCTGTGGTCGAACTACGCGACCTCGATCATCATGATCCTGGGCACGCCAGTGCTGGCCATCACCCTGGTGCTGGTGGCGCTGGAGAGGGTCTTCCATATCGGCATCTTCGATCCCGCGCTGGGCGGCGATCCCGTCCTCTTCCAGCACATGTTCTGGTTTTACTCGCACCCCGCGGTGTACATCATGGTCCTGCCGGCGATGGGTGTGGTCAGCGAACTGATCAGCACGTTCTCGCGCAAGCCGGTGTTCGGATACAAGTTCGTGGCCTTCGCCAGCGTGGCCATCGCGGTCTTCGGCTTCCTGGTGTGGGCGCACCACATGTTCGTTGCCGGAATCTCGGTGTACGCGGCCATGGTCTTCTCCATCCTCAGCTACCTGGTGGCGATCCCCTCGGCGGTGAAGGTCTTCAACTGGACGGCGACCCTCTACAAAGGCGCCATCTCCTACCGCACGCCGATGCTGTACGCATTCGGGTTTATCGGGCTGTTCACCATGGGCGGCCTCACGGGTCTCTTTCTTGCCGCGCTCGGCGTGGACGTGCACGTCACCGACACCTATTTCGTGGTCGCGCACTTCCACTACATCATGGTCGGCGGGACGGTGATGGCGTACCTCGGAGGCATGCACTACTGGTGGCCCAAGATGACCGGCCGCATGTATCCCGAAGGCTGGGCTAAGCTCTCGGCGCTGGTCATCTTCCTGGGCTTCAACCTGACGTTCTTCCCGCAGTTCGTGCTGGGCTATGTGGGGATGCCACGCCGCTACCACGCCTATCCGCCGGAGTTCCAGGTGCTCAACGTGATGTCGAGCGCGGGTGCGTCGATCCTGGCCGTGGGCTACGTTCTGCCGATGGTGTACTTCCTGTGGTCTCTGCGCTACGGCGCGCTCGCCGGGTCGAACCCGTGGGGCGCTACCGGGCTGGAGTGGCAGACCACCTCGCCGCCGCCGACCCACAATTTCCACGAGACCCCGGTCGTGACCCAGGAGGCCTACGACTACGAGGCGCTGCCGGAGGCCGAATATGTCGCATAG
- the purN gene encoding phosphoribosylglycinamide formyltransferase: MKKLGILLSGRGSNFVAIADNVKAGKVTAEIAVVISNRPDAPGIETARQRGLDARVIPSKGKQREEHDREVVAVLKEKHVDLVCLAGYMRLLSPWFCQQFPNRILNIHPALLPAFPGLEGQKQAFEWGVKVSGCTVHLVDEHLDHGPIVVQKTVPVLDTDDEHTLADRILAQEHIAYSEAINIVLQGNYDIVGRRVVMRPRQ; the protein is encoded by the coding sequence ATGAAGAAGCTGGGCATACTTCTTTCCGGCCGCGGGTCGAACTTCGTCGCTATCGCCGACAACGTGAAAGCCGGCAAGGTGACGGCCGAGATCGCGGTCGTGATCTCGAATCGGCCGGACGCTCCCGGCATCGAGACCGCACGCCAGCGCGGCCTCGACGCGCGCGTGATCCCCTCGAAGGGCAAGCAGCGGGAGGAGCACGACCGAGAAGTGGTCGCGGTGCTCAAAGAAAAGCATGTCGACCTGGTCTGCCTCGCGGGCTACATGCGCCTTCTCTCGCCGTGGTTCTGTCAGCAGTTTCCCAACCGCATCCTGAACATCCACCCGGCGCTGCTGCCGGCTTTCCCCGGCCTGGAGGGACAAAAGCAGGCGTTCGAGTGGGGCGTGAAAGTCTCCGGCTGCACCGTCCACCTGGTGGACGAGCACCTGGACCACGGTCCCATCGTGGTGCAGAAGACCGTGCCCGTGCTCGACACCGACGACGAGCACACACTCGCAGATCGCATCCTGGCGCAGGAGCACATCGCCTACAGCGAGGCCATCAACATCGTGCTCCAGGGAAATTACGACATCGTGGGACGGCGAGTGGTCATGCGTCCGCGACAGTAG
- a CDS encoding peptidase S10, whose product MRTLALAALLMSLSLMISAAQQTNPPAERAKKAVPGEKIAPPPPAPEEKQAEPARREDQPRPMQPESPGAADAMRLLKWDMKEVPPVVTHHSITVGAKTLRYTATAGRLPIKDPAGTIEAEMFFVAYTLDGAEPNRRPLTFAFNGGPGSASIWLHMGALGPRKVVLAKEGMMPASPYRLMDNPETPLDRTDIVLVDAIGTGYSRPADMEKGKKFWGVKGDVEAFSEFIRMYISRYERWTSPLYILGESYGTTRAAGIAGFLNNRGISFNGIVLLSMVIDFETLEITKKNDLACVLTLPTYSMIAAYHKKLAPELMQDMQKTRDEVTHWASTDYAAALAKGDALTPQERANIIEQIARYTGLRKDIIDQANLRVDVREFTHWLLADQKLRVGRLDGRYTGPDPNGFFDTPFYDPSGAATGPPFTSGFNDYVRRELGYKTDLPYYVSAGQISTSQEEGFWRKWEWGSAIEGFPDTATPLRAAMVKNPYLKILVMEGYYDLATPFAAADYTMNHLDLGPEYRNNISFATYGAGHMMYVREAELAKVKKDFTAFIDATLPKE is encoded by the coding sequence ATGAGGACCTTAGCCCTCGCCGCGCTGCTGATGTCGCTGAGCTTGATGATCTCGGCCGCACAGCAAACCAATCCGCCCGCGGAGCGCGCCAAGAAGGCCGTGCCCGGAGAAAAGATCGCGCCCCCGCCTCCGGCGCCAGAAGAGAAGCAGGCGGAGCCGGCCCGTCGCGAGGATCAGCCGCGGCCGATGCAGCCGGAATCGCCGGGCGCCGCGGACGCGATGCGCTTGCTGAAGTGGGACATGAAAGAAGTGCCTCCGGTCGTGACCCACCACAGCATCACGGTCGGCGCCAAGACGCTGCGCTACACCGCGACCGCAGGGCGGCTGCCCATCAAGGACCCCGCCGGCACTATCGAGGCCGAGATGTTCTTCGTCGCCTACACGCTAGATGGAGCGGAGCCCAACCGCCGTCCGCTGACCTTCGCCTTCAACGGCGGACCGGGTTCGGCGTCGATCTGGCTGCACATGGGCGCGCTCGGGCCGCGCAAGGTCGTGCTCGCGAAAGAAGGCATGATGCCGGCCTCTCCGTACCGGCTGATGGACAACCCCGAGACCCCGCTCGACCGCACAGATATCGTACTGGTAGACGCGATCGGCACCGGCTACAGCCGTCCCGCCGATATGGAGAAGGGCAAGAAGTTCTGGGGCGTGAAGGGCGACGTCGAAGCCTTCAGCGAATTCATCCGCATGTACATCAGCCGGTATGAGCGTTGGACGTCGCCGCTCTACATCCTGGGCGAGAGCTACGGCACCACGCGCGCTGCCGGTATCGCCGGCTTCCTCAACAATCGTGGCATCTCGTTCAACGGGATCGTCCTGCTCTCCATGGTGATCGACTTCGAGACTCTGGAGATCACGAAAAAGAACGACCTGGCCTGCGTGCTCACCCTGCCTACGTACTCCATGATCGCCGCGTATCACAAGAAGCTCGCGCCCGAGCTGATGCAGGACATGCAAAAGACGCGAGACGAGGTCACCCACTGGGCGTCGACCGACTACGCCGCCGCGCTGGCCAAGGGCGACGCGCTCACGCCCCAGGAGCGCGCCAACATCATCGAGCAGATCGCGCGCTACACCGGGCTGAGGAAGGACATCATCGACCAGGCCAACCTGCGCGTGGACGTCCGCGAGTTCACGCACTGGCTGCTGGCCGACCAGAAGCTGCGCGTGGGACGCCTCGACGGCCGCTACACCGGCCCGGACCCCAACGGGTTCTTCGACACACCCTTTTACGATCCGAGCGGTGCCGCCACCGGGCCGCCGTTCACTTCGGGGTTCAATGACTACGTGCGCCGCGAGCTCGGCTACAAGACCGACCTGCCCTACTACGTTTCCGCCGGGCAGATCAGCACCTCGCAGGAAGAAGGCTTCTGGCGCAAGTGGGAGTGGGGCTCGGCCATCGAGGGCTTCCCCGACACGGCGACGCCGCTGCGCGCCGCCATGGTCAAGAATCCCTACCTGAAAATCCTCGTCATGGAGGGCTATTACGATCTGGCGACGCCCTTCGCCGCCGCCGACTACACCATGAATCACCTCGACCTCGGCCCGGAGTACCGCAACAACATCTCCTTTGCGACTTACGGCGCGGGCCACATGATGTACGTCCGGGAGGCGGAACTGGCGAAGGTGAAGAAAGATTTCACGGCGTTCATCGATGCCACGCTGCCGAAGGAGTAG
- a CDS encoding cytochrome c oxidase subunit 3 family protein, with the protein MSHSEPSVLPVPELHSHFGDMAQQKETANFGMWVFLITEIMFFGGLFCAYLVYRLQYFGAFAAGSQTLDIKLGALNTAVLLASSFTMVLAVHAAKIGSRKLLVLFLVLTMFFGAVFLGIKGIEWHSKYVEHHIPGPSFHFEETLTGHSPMVVDERHAQLFFSFYFAMTGMHALHMVIGMGLLTWLLIAGARGRYTPEYHNPVENVGLYWHFVDIVWIYLFPLLYLISRHY; encoded by the coding sequence ATGTCGCATAGCGAACCTTCGGTGCTTCCGGTCCCCGAACTGCACAGCCACTTCGGCGACATGGCGCAGCAGAAGGAAACCGCCAACTTCGGGATGTGGGTCTTCCTCATCACCGAGATCATGTTCTTCGGCGGGCTGTTCTGCGCCTACCTGGTCTACCGCCTGCAGTACTTCGGGGCCTTCGCCGCCGGCAGCCAGACACTGGACATCAAGCTCGGCGCCCTGAATACCGCCGTGCTGCTCGCCAGCTCGTTCACCATGGTGCTGGCCGTCCACGCCGCCAAGATCGGCAGCCGCAAGCTGCTGGTGCTGTTCCTGGTGCTGACCATGTTCTTCGGAGCGGTCTTCCTCGGCATCAAGGGCATCGAGTGGCACTCGAAGTACGTGGAACACCACATCCCCGGCCCGAGCTTCCACTTCGAGGAGACGCTGACCGGCCACTCGCCGATGGTGGTGGACGAGCGCCACGCGCAATTGTTCTTTAGCTTTTACTTCGCCATGACGGGCATGCACGCGCTGCACATGGTCATCGGCATGGGCCTGCTGACCTGGCTGTTGATCGCCGGCGCGCGCGGCCGCTACACCCCCGAGTATCACAACCCGGTGGAGAACGTGGGCCTGTACTGGCACTTCGTGGACATCGTCTGGATCTACCTGTTCCCGCTGCTGTACCTGATCAGCCGGCACTACTGA
- a CDS encoding four helix bundle protein, producing MADKTDLRDRTRDFALRIMRLCNALPRTAEGGVIKKQLLRSGTSIGANYSAARRGRSHADFVAKLGIALEEADETVYWLELIVHSGMMPAPRIQPVLDEANQLVAIIVASLRTAKSATSSI from the coding sequence ATGGCTGACAAGACCGACTTGCGAGACAGGACGCGCGATTTTGCGCTCCGGATCATGCGGCTGTGCAACGCGCTGCCGCGAACTGCGGAAGGCGGAGTGATCAAGAAACAGTTGCTGCGCTCCGGAACTTCGATCGGAGCGAATTACAGTGCGGCGCGCCGCGGGCGCAGCCATGCAGATTTCGTCGCGAAGTTGGGAATCGCATTAGAGGAAGCCGACGAGACAGTGTACTGGCTCGAATTGATCGTGCATTCGGGCATGATGCCCGCCCCACGAATACAGCCAGTGTTGGATGAAGCGAATCAGCTGGTTGCCATCATTGTCGCTTCGCTTCGCACGGCAAAATCGGCGACTTCTTCAATCTGA
- the tyrS gene encoding tyrosine--tRNA ligase, with product MPKFKPVAEQLEYLKKGAVEIIRESELQEKLANSLKTGKPLRVKAGFDPTAPDLHLGHTVLIRKLKHFQDLGHTVIFIIGDGTGLIGDPTGRNTTRPPLSREEIDRNAETYKQQVFKILDRGKTEIRYNSEWLHKLGFEGLIRLAAKYTVSQLLEREDFHKRFQEEKPISIHELLYPLAQGYDSVMIEADIELGGTDQKFNLLVGRELQRAYGQPSQQVILTTPLLEGIDGVQKMSKSYGNYVGITEPPAEMFGKLMSISDPLMWRYWELLTDTSLQGVQAMQQQVASGKMHPMNTKKALATKIVSDFHGEQAAKDAAENWEKIFQKREVPEDIETVRVRFADVAAKSPDGSAVKLDKLVARCGMADSVSDALRKVRAKAVKVDGEVKDDPILPLKVPAEVTLRVGRLLKKVSIS from the coding sequence ATGCCGAAATTCAAGCCAGTGGCGGAGCAGCTCGAATATCTCAAGAAAGGGGCGGTGGAGATCATCCGCGAGTCCGAGTTGCAGGAGAAGCTCGCAAACTCGCTGAAGACGGGCAAGCCGCTGCGGGTCAAGGCCGGCTTCGACCCGACCGCGCCCGACCTGCACCTGGGACACACCGTCCTGATCCGCAAGCTGAAACACTTCCAGGATTTGGGGCATACGGTCATCTTCATCATTGGCGACGGCACCGGCCTGATCGGCGATCCGACCGGACGCAACACCACGCGCCCACCGCTCTCGCGCGAGGAGATCGACCGCAACGCCGAGACCTACAAGCAGCAGGTCTTCAAGATCCTCGACCGCGGCAAGACCGAGATCCGCTACAACTCGGAGTGGCTGCACAAACTGGGATTCGAGGGGCTGATCCGGCTGGCGGCGAAATACACGGTGTCGCAACTGCTGGAGCGCGAGGACTTCCACAAGCGCTTCCAGGAAGAGAAGCCGATCTCGATCCACGAACTGCTTTACCCGCTGGCACAGGGATACGATTCGGTGATGATCGAAGCCGACATCGAGCTGGGCGGCACCGACCAGAAGTTCAACCTGCTGGTGGGGCGCGAGCTGCAACGCGCCTACGGGCAACCGTCACAGCAGGTGATCCTGACCACGCCGCTGCTGGAAGGCATCGACGGTGTGCAGAAGATGTCGAAGTCCTACGGCAACTACGTCGGCATCACCGAGCCGCCGGCGGAAATGTTCGGCAAGCTGATGTCGATCTCCGACCCGTTGATGTGGCGCTATTGGGAGCTGCTGACCGACACCTCCCTGCAGGGCGTCCAGGCGATGCAGCAGCAGGTCGCCTCGGGCAAGATGCACCCCATGAACACCAAGAAGGCTTTGGCGACGAAGATCGTGTCCGATTTCCATGGGGAGCAGGCAGCAAAGGATGCGGCGGAGAACTGGGAGAAGATCTTCCAGAAGCGCGAGGTGCCGGAGGACATCGAGACCGTGCGCGTGAGGTTTGCGGACGTGGCGGCGAAGTCTCCCGACGGCAGCGCCGTCAAGCTGGACAAGCTGGTGGCCAGGTGCGGCATGGCGGATTCGGTCAGCGACGCCCTCCGTAAGGTCCGCGCCAAGGCTGTCAAGGTGGACGGCGAGGTGAAGGACGATCCTATCCTGCCGCTGAAAGTGCCCGCCGAAGTCACGCTGCGCGTGGGGCGTTTGTTGAAGAAGGTATCTATTTCTTAG
- a CDS encoding MGMT family protein — protein MFLAILRTVGRIPRGKVATYGDVAYIAGYPGAARQVAWALHSSPRGLPWHRVVGAGGKILLPGTGGMEQRFRLQAEGVRFFGLRIDMKAHCWTPFKKNKLGGTKK, from the coding sequence ATGTTCCTGGCGATCCTGCGCACCGTCGGGCGCATCCCGCGCGGCAAGGTGGCCACCTACGGCGATGTCGCCTACATTGCCGGGTATCCGGGCGCCGCGCGCCAAGTTGCCTGGGCTCTTCACTCGTCGCCGCGGGGATTGCCCTGGCATCGCGTGGTCGGAGCCGGGGGGAAGATCTTGCTACCGGGAACCGGCGGGATGGAACAACGATTCCGGCTCCAGGCCGAGGGCGTCCGCTTCTTCGGCCTGCGCATTGACATGAAGGCGCACTGCTGGACGCCCTTCAAGAAAAACAAATTGGGAGGGACTAAGAAATAG
- the purM gene encoding phosphoribosylformylglycinamidine cyclo-ligase: MNAGTITYADAGVDIQRANRTKQRIRYLAHKTFTRNVLSDIGGFGGLFAIDTAKYKNPVLVSSVDGVGTKLKIAFEMGLHHTVGADLVNHCVNDIAVQGAAPLFFMDYFATGKLEGEVAEKVIGGISEACKQNSCALIGGETAEMPGFYPAGEYDLAGFIVGIVERERIITGKKVEVGDVLIGLPSLGLHTNGYSLARKLFFEFAHYSPDTYVNELKNKAGAELMKGHKSYWPVLKKLIDAEAVSAMAHITGGGITENLPRVLPKGMAAVVDMGSWPVLPVFEHLRKLGNIEHEEMMRTFNMGVGMILVVPPKKFKKVQTVLDRVGEKGYTIGKIVKGERRVSYA, from the coding sequence ATGAATGCCGGCACTATCACGTACGCCGACGCGGGCGTCGACATCCAACGCGCCAACCGCACCAAGCAGCGCATCAGGTACCTGGCCCACAAGACCTTCACCCGGAACGTGCTGAGCGATATCGGCGGTTTCGGCGGCTTGTTCGCCATCGACACCGCCAAGTACAAGAACCCGGTGCTGGTCTCGAGCGTGGACGGCGTAGGCACCAAGCTGAAGATCGCCTTCGAGATGGGCCTGCACCACACCGTGGGCGCCGACCTGGTGAACCACTGCGTGAACGACATCGCGGTGCAGGGCGCCGCACCTCTGTTCTTCATGGACTACTTCGCCACCGGCAAGCTGGAGGGCGAAGTGGCGGAGAAGGTGATCGGGGGCATCAGCGAGGCCTGCAAGCAGAATAGCTGCGCGCTGATCGGCGGCGAGACGGCGGAGATGCCCGGCTTTTATCCTGCGGGTGAGTACGACCTGGCCGGATTCATCGTGGGGATCGTGGAGCGCGAGCGCATCATCACCGGCAAGAAGGTCGAGGTAGGCGACGTGCTCATCGGCCTGCCCTCGCTCGGCCTGCACACCAACGGCTACTCCCTCGCTCGCAAGCTCTTCTTCGAGTTCGCGCACTACTCGCCCGACACCTACGTGAACGAGCTGAAGAACAAGGCCGGCGCCGAATTGATGAAAGGCCACAAGAGTTACTGGCCGGTGCTGAAGAAGCTGATCGATGCGGAGGCCGTATCGGCCATGGCGCACATCACCGGCGGCGGCATCACCGAGAACCTGCCCCGCGTGCTCCCCAAGGGGATGGCCGCGGTGGTGGACATGGGATCGTGGCCCGTACTGCCCGTCTTCGAGCACCTGCGCAAATTGGGCAACATCGAGCACGAAGAGATGATGCGCACCTTCAACATGGGAGTGGGCATGATCCTGGTGGTGCCGCCCAAGAAGTTCAAGAAGGTGCAGACGGTGCTCGACCGCGTCGGCGAGAAGGGATACACCATCGGGAAGATCGTGAAGGGCGAGCGCAGGGTCAGCTACGCATGA
- the dut gene encoding dUTP diphosphatase yields MLKVKLLRPGAKAPTIAHPAEDLAYDLYAAEAITIPARGHGVVLSGIAIELTSDQGEAMGALLRDRSSMAARRLALTAGVIDAGYRGEIKVLMENLGDAPAEIHAGDKIANLIPYLVLTTEVQVVEELAESKRNAGGFGSTGRK; encoded by the coding sequence ATGCTCAAGGTGAAGCTGCTGCGGCCCGGCGCCAAAGCGCCGACCATCGCGCATCCGGCGGAAGACCTGGCGTACGACCTTTACGCCGCGGAAGCGATCACCATCCCGGCCCGCGGGCATGGTGTCGTGCTGAGCGGGATCGCCATTGAATTGACCTCAGATCAAGGCGAAGCGATGGGCGCGCTGCTGCGCGATCGCTCGTCCATGGCGGCGCGGAGACTTGCTCTCACCGCAGGCGTGATCGACGCCGGCTACCGCGGCGAGATCAAAGTCCTGATGGAGAACCTGGGCGACGCGCCCGCCGAGATCCACGCCGGCGACAAGATCGCCAACCTCATCCCTTATCTTGTTCTCACGACGGAAGTGCAGGTGGTCGAGGAACTCGCCGAATCCAAGCGCAACGCCGGGGGATTCGGTTCAACGGGAAGGAAGTAG
- a CDS encoding cytochrome C oxidase subunit IV family protein: MSTETIPSRKTFAAIFAALLVLTGTTVWVAFVNLGWFNPVAALVIACTKALLVALFFMELRHSSRITKVTVGAGLFWLGILLVLTLSDYLTRYWPT; this comes from the coding sequence ATGTCGACCGAGACCATCCCGTCGCGCAAAACATTTGCCGCCATCTTCGCGGCGCTGCTGGTGCTGACCGGCACCACCGTCTGGGTGGCGTTCGTCAACCTGGGATGGTTCAACCCGGTCGCGGCCCTGGTGATCGCGTGCACCAAGGCTCTGCTGGTCGCGCTCTTCTTCATGGAGTTGCGGCACTCGAGCCGCATCACCAAGGTCACCGTCGGCGCCGGGCTGTTCTGGTTGGGCATCCTGCTGGTGCTGACTCTGAGCGACTATCTGACCCGCTATTGGCCGACATAG
- a CDS encoding SCO family protein translates to MRYAFMRTIAISAALMLLAPAVRADDRRTVSPDKDTRPALLQKVSFDQKLGAQLPLDLKFRDEYGNTITLGRFFGRKPVILSLVYYQCPMLCTQVLNGMVSSFLPLSFDVGKEFDVVTVSFDVRETPPMAAAKKETYLKRYGRAPAYQGWHFLTGDQASIDALTSAVGFHYAFDPQLNQFAHASGIMVITPEGKVAQYYYGIEYSTRDLRLGLIQASQNKLGTLVDQVLLYCYHYDPTKGRYGAIAMNIMRLGGAATVLLLGGFMIVMFRRDAHHNHAMRSS, encoded by the coding sequence ATGCGTTACGCATTCATGAGAACGATCGCAATATCGGCGGCGCTGATGCTGCTCGCGCCAGCGGTCCGCGCCGACGACCGGCGCACGGTCTCGCCGGACAAGGACACGCGCCCCGCGCTCCTGCAGAAGGTCTCGTTCGACCAAAAGTTGGGCGCGCAGCTGCCGCTCGACCTGAAGTTCCGCGACGAGTACGGCAACACCATCACCCTGGGCCGGTTCTTCGGCAGGAAGCCGGTGATCTTGAGCCTGGTGTACTACCAGTGCCCGATGCTGTGCACGCAGGTACTGAACGGGATGGTCAGTTCCTTCCTGCCGTTGAGTTTCGACGTGGGCAAGGAATTCGACGTGGTGACCGTCAGCTTCGACGTGCGCGAGACGCCGCCGATGGCTGCCGCCAAGAAGGAGACCTACCTGAAGCGCTACGGGCGGGCGCCGGCCTACCAGGGATGGCACTTCCTGACCGGCGACCAGGCTTCCATCGATGCGCTCACCAGCGCGGTGGGATTCCACTACGCCTTCGACCCGCAGTTGAACCAGTTCGCGCACGCCAGCGGGATCATGGTCATCACGCCCGAAGGCAAGGTCGCCCAGTACTACTACGGGATCGAGTATTCGACGCGCGACCTGCGGCTGGGCCTGATCCAGGCCTCACAGAACAAGCTTGGCACGCTCGTGGACCAGGTGCTGCTCTACTGCTACCACTACGACCCGACCAAGGGCCGCTACGGGGCCATCGCCATGAACATCATGCGCCTGGGGGGCGCGGCCACGGTTCTGCTTCTGGGCGGCTTCATGATCGTCATGTTCCGGCGCGACGCGCACCACAACCACGCCATGAGGTCCAGCTAG